The region AGGGGCATCTGCCATTTGACAGGCAAACTCAGAAACAACCTGTGACACGCTGGATAAGCCCAGGACTTGCAGATGTAGTGTGTTAGTTTATGATCACAATAAAGGCATAAGCTAAACCCTGCTAATATGAATGAAAAACCCTTTCCTGCAAGCTCTATCTGTCCCTTTTTCCCAGATCACACATGCTGATCGATTAGTTGGTATCTGCAGGCACTTGCTCATGCACCCCAAGCAGGTGcactgtgtgtgttgtgtgtgtatttgctctgtgctgagctgaaGTCAAACAGCTTATTATGAGATGCAGagagccctgctgctctctcaggAGTGTGCACGCAGCTTGTTGAGGTTAAACTGGATCAGGATCTGGCCCATCACACCCTTTTCAAATCCAGGTGCTCTTTGAAGCCAGACTGACCCAGCATTTGTCAACAACCACAGTCCCAAGGGGAAGATGACCACAAGAAGGGACACCACTTGTCTCCATAAAGCCCTGTCTCCTTTACAAGGAGCACCCTTACCATCTTCCATCTGAGCCCAGGCATAGCCTACTGTGGGCAGACCTCACCTCCCCTAGACTCTTGCCTTTGCCCCTGGCTGCCAGGGGCACTGTGCAGTTTGAATCACAGCAGCAAGAAGCCAAGTGCACAAGCTTGGCTAAACTCAAGGTTGTCAGGGGAGCAACTCCTCGTTCCATGAGTGTGGCTTGGCTTGCTGAGCTCCAGAGCCCTGCGGCAAAACCCTCGCTATGTTCAGCAGGAGCATGGCTCCAGGAAGGCGgtccctgctcagggcagcatCTGTTTTCacccctgcctgcacccctgTCCAGACCAGACACCTGATGCTGTCAACAGCCAAAGCTTGCTCCAGGGAATCTGAAAAGCTCAGTGGCTGTGAGAGGAGGAACATGCCTTCAGACTGGCATTAACACTCCACTGAGCAGCTGATGCCAGCATTAGCGAGGGCGCAGCTGCAAGAATTCATTGCGCTGCTGGATGCTGGCAACACAACAGGGTGGGAGGGCACAACTGCCTTTGTGTGGAGGATTTGGGAGGCACAGTGAGCAAAATGACACACAAGTGACTCCAACAATGGCTTTTCTCTGTTGCCACTGCTCACTTCATGTGCCAAGTGAGGTGGGACCGGAGCACAGGAGGCAGGAGAAAGCTGTAGGACAAAGCTGAATGGTGCCTATCAACagtccagcccagcagcagggtAAGGAGTTGGGAAAATCAGGAGTCCCACTTGATTCTCGTGTATCTCTCATGGTTTGCAGTGACATGTTTGGCCACCTACTTGACTGTGGGTCACTACAGGCATAGCAGAGGCTTCACAAGGTTGCAAGGGTTTAGGAagcattttctatttctccaGTGCAAGACAaagcctcttcctcctcctgcacccAACATTCATCGACACAACACACCAGTTCACTTGACAAGCTTGTTTTATCCCTTGTAATTGTTGTTTTTGCTCTCTCAGGGCCAGGACCTTCCCCAGCAAGGTGTGTGGgttcccacagagctgggcacaaTGTAGAAGTGCTCAAAGTTGGTATGCCCAAGGACTGTCTCTGTGGCCTCTGGCATCAGGAGGTAAGGTGCTAACAGCTGTGTCAGCCCCGAGGAACCACACTGGACCTCACCAGGCAGTTGCAggcccacagcagctcagccatgCCCAGCACAGACCCAATCCAGGCCCACATTCAGGGGCAAAGGCTTCCTCAGGCAGGGGAGGTGTACCAGGGAAGTGTCTCTCTGGGTTGCCTGCAGAAAGTCCTGGTAAGACAGAGACCCagtaggaagggaaaaaaaccagccaaaacagttaaacaaatacacaggagggagctggcagaCAGAGGAGGCAACACGCAGAGCCAGTTTCAGGCTGAGAGTCATGTGCTCAGCCCCCAGCAGGGCTCaagcactgctggctccaggctgggaggacacacacacacagagcaccgTGACAAACCCCACGGTGGCAGTGTCGACAGCCAGGGACACCTCTGCTTGGCCAGCACACaactgcagcagccagctcaCAAATCCTCCCGCGCTCAGGCGGGAGATGCCATAAGGTCCTGCAACTCCAGCCAGGAAAAGCACAttcactgcagagctcagctgcatCCTGGAGAGGGGTTACTGCTGCTCCCAGACTGGAATCCAAGTGGCAGCCAAGGCATGAGATCAAGGCTGTCTAACCCAAGTGTGTGTAAGGAAGAGAGGTGGGAAATACTGTGATGGGACAGTTGCAGTGGGATAACAAACATAAACAGgcaagagagggaaggagccGCTGCAGGCAGGTCGTCGGTGGGAAAGGCAGCGTTCATGGCACTGTCCAGGGCAACTGTGTCCTGCTATCAGTCCAGTGTCTCAGCTAGAGCTGAGAGCAAGCACTTGCAGTCCCTACTAACCTGAAGAGCAAATGAGATGTGACTGTATCCAAACCCAACCCCACAAATTGCTGAGCAGCTCATGCAGCACCGAGGTTGCTCACTTAAGCTCTTATTTCCACTCTTGGTGGCAGGAGTTACCAAAAGAGGAGGAAACACAGAAGTATTGAAagacaaatgtatttaaaacacaCATACTAAGAAAATTGCATGTGAATACTGAGCCAATCCTGTCTTCCCTGAACACATCCAGCTTAGGCCTCCTCCACTGCCATGCCCCAAACCAGCACCATGGGTACTTCACTCTCAGCAGATGGGTGTGAGAGAAGGTGTTCAGTTTAGGTGTCAAAGGTAACACTTGGATTCAGTTGTAAATTCACACCTGCTGACAGCTGCACAGAGATAACACCCACTAAGGCAAGGGAAGCCTCTCCACTCGGGCTCCTGGAGATTCCCTACCAGGTACAGAAGGAGTTTTCACTGCCCACAGATCATCATTAAGATCAGAAAGAGctatgttttgtttcagttcttatctccctctgcctgccccctcctcccccacagAAACCAGCACAAGGTCAGCCCATGTGGGCATCTGGGGAAATGTCAAGTGTCAGGCAAGAAGGCCTGGAGCAGAGAGGCTGGCTGGTTCATGGAGAGTTGAAAGCAGTTTCAATTATCACCCATCAGGCTGTACAGTCACCAGAGATGGGAACAGAGAATCCCTGAGGGTGCTTGCAATCCAAGGGGCATGGATAATGCTTTCCAAATGCTCCTGCTTGGTCCCTCCTGCAGCGGAGCCCGTAACAACTAGTgacaaacaaacagaaaacatgcCATGTATACGGCCAGCAATTCTCTTCCTGCTGTGCTTAGCTACAAGGCAAAGTAGTGAACGAAGTTGCTAAACAGACTTGACAGGGCATTTAACTACTTAATTCTGTTCTATTTACAAGGtcttcagcagctcagcactccCTTAATCCATAAGGCACAAAGCAAGCAAGAGGATGTGCAGCCTAGTCCCTCTGGCTCAGGATCCCTGTAGCATTCCTGAAGGGCTGGAAGATGGAGGTCTCATCTCACAGAAGCACGTGGCAGACTCTGCTGCCAGCCTCAGAACTGCTGGACAATCAGCTTCCGCTTCACATCCCGGCTGAACCTGTTCATCTTGAACACTTCACTGTCATAGAAGGCTGAGAGGTTGTGGATGTTGATCTGCCGAGcctgggaggaagaggaggggagaggtaaatgtttatttaatctAAGTAAGAACCATGTGGTTTTCCATAGCAGAGGCTGCATAAAATTTGACAGTCAGcaatctctgctctgctcagcaggaacCAGAACTGCAGTAGCAGGGGAGACTGCAGGTCAGGAGGAAGGAGCATtagcagtgctgagctgagccAAGAGAGGATGCTGGCTCAGCATCTGCCTGCTCTCAGCTCGTCCTTTTACTTCCACCAGAGCTAGAATGTAACTCCTAtccaaaaaaagccccaaaacctCACCCAGTGGGACAGTCTTGCAAGGGAGACATCAGACTGGGGGTGGTCACCCTGGCAACACCAAGCTGCGGCTTTGCAAGTAGTTACTCTGCACATCTAATGCAAAGAGCAAAAAAGCACTAACCCGGGAATCAAACACAGCTTTAGTGCCAAGCAAGGTCAACACTTTGCACAGAAAGGCCAAGTCAGAAATGCAGCCTTTGGACCAGGATGAAGATGCATTAAGGAGGAGGCAAGGGAGCCTCAGGAGGAGTTGAAAAAGTTCACATGCataaatttttctgcttttgcttcttcaAATGCAGATGCCAGGGAACTTGAGTTCTCATTCACCCGCATAAGCACCATACTGCAGGATTTACCATTCCAACCCCAAAGCTTTATGGGGGTGCATGAGAACAGAGAGGGAAGAATAAGGTCCTTCCAAACAAGAGAGAAGATACACAGGAGACAATCCTGATGCCAGGTTATATTGATTAACACCAGTCTTTTTTATGGTATCATAATGTAAAAGTCTGAGAATTCCTCTGCTTctgaggctgcagagagggCATGAACCAGTCCCAGAGGCATCTTGTTATAAGCCCCATACCTTGTCCACCAGGTCCTTCTCTGGGACTTCTATGGTGTCTTGCTGGGCTCCATAGCGGTTTCTCTGGTACATCACCTGCTCTGCAACCAGCTGCTTCAGGATGAATAGCAGCAGCTCGTTGTTGTCTCGCTTGAATGAAAGGTAGCGGGAGAAAGTCTGGGAGGGAGGATGAGATGAGCCATGAGGATCAGGAACAGTGACACACTGTGGTGCTCAACATCAACCAACCCCCTCCTCCCACGGAGCACAGGGGGAACCAAATGACACTGCTGCCACCTGTGCCCTTAGTGCTCCTCAAGTGACTTTGGCCTTGCCAAGCTGCCACCTGCACCTGCAGTGGCAGCCCTCTGACAGCCATGACTCCTCTGCTGACTGCTCTTATTCCCATCTGGAATCTCCGCTGGGGCCCTGGTGCCTCTTGGGGGCCAGCAGTGCACTGCTGTGGAGTTGTGCTGCCCACGGGGACACAGCCACAGGAGGGCTGGCCCTGGGCAAGGCACAAAGCGGCTTCTTAACCCAGactgccctgtgcctgcccagcAGACGCTCACACTTGGCTGGCTGTTTGAGGCCAAAAAGAGAGGCCATGAGTCGTCCAGACAGAGGGCAGACACTCAACAGTGGATATAAAGCCAGCCTGTGGCCAGCCAAGAGCTGTTTGGAGCCAGCCCCTGCTACTCAGAGAACAGGGCAGACTGCACACTAACCCACAGTGAGTGCTGCCCTGTGCTTAACTGTACCCTGAGAGCCcaataaaaatgtgaagaaacaaGCTGCCTGCTCAGTTTGAtcacctggcagcagcagcagcaggagccctgtgcCAAAATAGAAGGCAAGGTGTCAAAAAAGAAGAGACATGGCAGTGCTTTTGACTCAGAGGCTTGAAGTACACTTCCTTCTCAGGCGCAACAAAAACATTGCCTCACCACAGACTAACAAGGGGCAGTCACGAAACAGTGCCTTGTTTGGGGTCCCTCCTCAAAGGCACCCAGCTCGAGCTGTTGTTATTATACCATGATTAAATTACTTTAAGTACCCAGCTGTCTGAgtctctgctgtgggaaacctGGGGTCAAGCTGGTCAGGAAACCCTGTCTGACTGTGAGTGTGGTGTGTGTAGCTGTGAAGCGGCCTtggtcccagctcaggtggcattagtgtgactgccagagtggctcctggatggtCAGACAAGGAACTTCTTTAACACTTCATACCCACAGTACTCCATTTACACAGGTTCAGTGCTTGTCTGCACAGGACACAGCCCCTGCAGAGCATCTCttcccacagcctgggcagtgcaaggaggctgcagctgaaCCCACAGGGCGCGGGGCGCAGCCACAGCCCCCGGCTCAGCCGGTGCCCGCCTCACCTTGCGCATGCTCCGCATGACGCTGAACTTCTGCGTGTCGATGAAGCTCTCGAGCATCACCCTGATGGCCATGTTGACATCGTCCTCCACCACGTAATCGCGCAGGTGCATCCGGGCGTGCGCCTCGGCCATGCGGATCATGGACTCGATGTGCCGCACCGTGATGGGGATGCTGCCCGTTGCCTGAGAGCAAAGGGGAGGAGGCAACACGTTACTGAAGGATACAAGACATGGGATCAAAGACAAGGATACAAAACAAGGATACAAGACAGGTGCCTTCTGGCCCAGGATGCAGTTACTTTCACACTGCAGGGAGCTCTCTGCACCTCTGAGGGCGACTCAGGCTAAGGAGGCTCTGCCACCTGCTGGCACGGccacacagcctggcacagcttccctgTTCATCTGAATTCATCACAGTGCAAGGGGATGTTGCGGGGTCACTCTGTGACACTGTTTAGGGCCTTTCCAAGATTAGCAATCCAGTTTCCTCCAGCAGATTTTAGGagttaaagaaacaaagagccAATCAAAAAAGATATAGTTTTCCCAAGCTCCAAAAATCTCCCTCACACCTCAGCAAATTCCTCTTTCACTTGGAGAGCACGAAACAAGCCTGAGGCATCCCACAGACAAAAGAGAAGGGCATTTCTATAGATAATGGCTCCCTGTAATGGACCAGGAGCATGTGGATCTGAGTGAATGCAAACATCTCCTGTGGGCCTGCCAGACTGGGTGACAACAAAAGGACTTTGCCATGGCAGGCACTGTACATGTGTCCAGTCCATCAGTCCACACATCACCAACAGGCGCGACTCTGCATTTAGATGAAGAATCATCTGTTCAGCAGACACTGCAGGATCTGCCTGTCTCTCACAAAACAGTGGCACAGACTTTTGTGATGGGAATGGCAAGAATGTGTCAACATATGCTGGAGCAGTCTCAGGCTGATTTGCAGTCTAGATACATAACAgttcttccctcctttcctcagTATTCTCACCATAGACTCCTTTCTGAGGTCACTGTACATCCTGGCCACCTTGTCCTGGTCCATCTGGTTGAGTTTGGGGTGGACCTTCTCTTTGGCATAGACAATGTATTTCCTCAGGATCTCTTGAGGAATGGGTTCAACCCCGTACGTGTTGGGAAGGATGACCTCATTAGTGTCCCCATTCACTGCCTCCTTGCTGCCTGGGTGGTGCTTGACATGGCTGCCAACAACGAACCGGGCAAGCATTTCATCCTACAAGGGAGCAATGCACCAACAGACACTGAGCACActcacaggacagaaaaaactcagtgggcagctgcagctgagcatccCAACAGCAGCATTAAagcccagcacacacacagattcctggcacagcccctaCCTGCACTGAGTCCACTGTGTCTCTCACCACGCACAGGATGTCGAATCGAGAGATGATGGGCTCTGTCAGGTCTACGTTCTCCGAGAACGTCAGCGACGGGTCATATCGCCCACCTGGGTCACACAGACAATCCAAGTCAAACAGGCCCCAAGGCTGCAGCTTTGGAGGAAGGACAGACCTCCAGTACATTACTGAAGACTTTTCTGCTCACTTGATCTGTGCTCCAGACTGAAGGAaccaggcagagggaagggaagctgtgccacagctctCATGACCGTGGATTTATGTTGAGAGCCTGGGATGGTCCTGTAGTCTCTCAACACTTACCTATGGGATTGGCAGCAGCAATAATGGTGCAGCGAGCTTGCAAGGAAGTGACAATGCCTGCTTTGGAGATGGAAATGCTTTGCTGTTCCATGGCTTCGTGGATGCTGGTCCTATCCTGATCATTCATCTACAGGAAAGCAAGAATGATTGAGAGTGAATCTATGTCTATACCCCACTGCCAAACACAAAAGGAGAATCAGCTCCAGATGCTCTGAAAAGGCAGCCAACTGCACTATGGACCACCAAGGGCCTAAGCAAACTGCAGGAACTTTGGTCATCTGGGAGATGTCACCATGAGTTACAGTGTGTCCTCAGAGGACAGAGGTTACAGCTGGTTCCTTCACAGCTACTCCTTCTCAGAGAGATGAGGCTGGGCTCACCTTGTCGAATTCGTCAATCAGGCAGACACCTCTGTCAGCCAGCACGAGGGCTCCTGCCTCCAAAGTCCACTCCTTGCTGACCGGGTGCTTCTGCACATAGGCTGTGAGGCCCACAGCAGAAGCTCCCTGGCCAGTGGTGAAAATTGCTCTGCTCGATGCTTTCTCCACGTACTTAAGAAACTGGGATTTCGCTGTACCAGGGTCTCCACACAGAAGCACATTGATGTCACCACGAACTTTGTGTTTGCCACCTACAAAAGCAATGGGAAAGTCATGTGGCAGCTGAGTGCATGGCTTGACAGCAACCTTGCCCTGAGCACCACAAAGATGAAGGGAGGGCAACCAGGAGGCATGGCAACCAGTTTACAGGAAAGTTAGGGGGGAAATAAAGTCAGTTTTGGAGACAGGATGTGTCAGCAAGATTAGAAAGTCTGTTTTACAAAGATGACTAACACATCCTTCAGAGGAGATGATAACAAATCAGGGTGCCAGAAGGTCAAACCTCTGAAGGAGCATTAAATGTGACCTCCTAGAGGAGGGATACAAACTTGCCCAGGTTTGTAGCAGGAGCTATTTTCAGTCGTAGCATTTCTACTGTCACACCAGAGTTTTCAGTGTGATAAAACAGCCAGTTCAATCACAGATATCCCTCAGTCTGTCAAACCTTCTCTGTCACCAAGCCACATAGACAACTCTAACCTCTCTTGTTGCAATGGCATAGACAAACCCAGGTCCCTTTGCCCTCCCCAGAGTGAGGCAGGACCAAGGGACACAAGTGACACTCACCTGGATTTTTGGGTTCTCCACCGAAAAGAGCTAAAGCCAAGCCCCTCTTGATATCTTCATGTCCGTAAATAGATGGGGCAATGCTGGCAAAAATCtgagagggaaagcagaggagtTGTCCAGGGAATACCAGTTCCAGTTCTGAACAGGATTTTGCACAAACATCAGCAAGGTGCCATATCTAAAGCTACACTTAAGGTACTGCTGTCTCCAAAGAGTATTCCAGGGTGTGAGGGCTTTTTCAAAGGTAACGACCCACCCCCTGTTCCTAAAGGAGCTTCACAAaaatggtgctgctggggcatgGCAGATTATTTAGTCTGgtgctggaagctgctgccactgcctccACAACCCTGTTGTACACAAGGTACATCACAGTGGCTGTTACCAGCTCTTGCAAAGCTGGAGACCTTGATCAGAGGCTTACTCACTGCACATGACAGTACTTGAATGGGTTATGCTGCACATGAATTGTCATCATAGTCAAATATTAAAACCAACTGGCTGATTTTCTCAAGGGTATTCTGAAAATAGCCTGATGCTGGAGACCACTCAAGTTCAAACACTCCGGGCCCAACTGAAGCTGCATCTACTGCAACAGCAGTCACTGTAACaacagcacagccaaggcaaCTGAGTGAAGTCCCCATTACAACAATAAACTCTGACCCAAGAGAGGTTGAACATGCACCAGTCCAGGAGCTTTGTTCTTTCAAGTACTGGGTTCAGGTCTTAGCATATAGAGGAAGCAAAGCTAAAATATCTACCACAACTTAAGCTAAGCATTAACATCTCCTTTAGGGGACTGGAGATGCAGTCACTGGCCTCACAGAACTTTCCCCACTTGGCTTCTAAGACACAGGGAGAGAAAACTGATCAGATGTAAGCACTGTCTGTCTCTCACCTGTCTTCCAGCCCTGTTGTGATGTAGAAGgctcagagaaggaagaaacagaaaacaagagaaacagaaaatttgacCTCTAAAACTACAAGGGAAGTTTCTTATTTACTTCCCTCCTCTAACAGACTCTCATCAACAGCTGGCTGAGAGCTACAGAAGACCATTCAGAGAGAACTGGGATTTCTTTAACTGGGTTCCTTTAACCACTGTTTGGCCAGCTGACCCATTTCATCCCTTTCTGATCCAGCTGCCAGGTGATGGCAAGCTGTCAGAAGGGATGTCTGAGGCTGACCCACCTTCTCCCCAATTTGCTCATCCTTGGACAGACGCACAATCACTTTCACATCTTCATCAGTCAGCTCCCCAACAGCCAGCTTGTTGTCCTTCTTGGCGATGTGGTTGGCCAGGATCACCGTTGCAAACACCGGGAACCCATTGGCAGTGTTCAAGGAGCCATCGTAGTTGTTGTGGTAGATCCCTGTcagctcctgggaagcaggaaatGCTATGTCAGTGCCTGCACAGTACAAAAACCCTCTCCATTTTAAGGTAAGGCTCAGAAGTAGCTGCTCAAATGCATCTGAGGACAACccctccccaaatccccacAGATGTTCCCGTGATGTCGCTGTCAGAATTTACCCTGTGCTCTCCTGATACTTGAACAATGTACTCACAATCTCATCTCCTGGCTTGCAGCTGTCCACCAGATCAGCGAGGAGAATGGCATCCTTGGAGCGGGgcagcctgcctgcagccaccttCCCAGGGCTCTCCTGGATCTTGATGCGCTGGTAGTTCTGATAGACCGTCTGCAGCAACAAAATCAAAGTTACCCAGCAAGTCAGCAGGCACCTCAGAGAGAAGGGCCATTCAAGGATTTACTGTACTTCAGTTAGAAAACCATGGACATGGCAGCATGGAGGTTGTGAGGAGCAGTCCCAGGGTGTGATAGGCAATAGTGAGGACAGGAAAGCACTTTGCTGCATCTCACCACTGTGTTTCAGCCTCCACAGTGTTTGTCCACCCAAATactggagcagttcctgggAGAAGGATGCTCcacttgtgatttttaaatgtggatacaaatattgctgctagcaagaatttttcttgcttctttctaagcccgtgagacac is a window of Corvus cornix cornix isolate S_Up_H32 chromosome 12, ASM73873v5, whole genome shotgun sequence DNA encoding:
- the MCM2 gene encoding DNA replication licensing factor MCM2; amino-acid sequence: MADSSESQAAVTSPVRSSRRGDAFTSSPGRDLPPFEDESEGLLGTEGLPEEEEEGEELIGEGMERDYRPIPELDVYEAEGLALDDEDVEELTASQREAAERVMRQRDRELEQGMGRMRRGLLYDSDDEDEDRPARKRRLAERAAEGMEEEDEDMIESIENLEDMKGHSVREWVSMAAPRLEIYHRFKNFLKTHVDDHGHNVFKERISDMCKENRESLVVNYEDLAAQEHVLAYFLPEAPAEMLKIFDEAAKEVVLAMYPKYDRITQEIHVRISHLPLVEELRSLRQLHLNQLIRTSGVVTSCTGVLPQLSMVKYNCSKCNFILGPFFQSQNQEVKPGSCPECQSLGPFEINMEETVYQNYQRIKIQESPGKVAAGRLPRSKDAILLADLVDSCKPGDEIELTGIYHNNYDGSLNTANGFPVFATVILANHIAKKDNKLAVGELTDEDVKVIVRLSKDEQIGEKIFASIAPSIYGHEDIKRGLALALFGGEPKNPGGKHKVRGDINVLLCGDPGTAKSQFLKYVEKASSRAIFTTGQGASAVGLTAYVQKHPVSKEWTLEAGALVLADRGVCLIDEFDKMNDQDRTSIHEAMEQQSISISKAGIVTSLQARCTIIAAANPIGGRYDPSLTFSENVDLTEPIISRFDILCVVRDTVDSVQDEMLARFVVGSHVKHHPGSKEAVNGDTNEVILPNTYGVEPIPQEILRKYIVYAKEKVHPKLNQMDQDKVARMYSDLRKESMATGSIPITVRHIESMIRMAEAHARMHLRDYVVEDDVNMAIRVMLESFIDTQKFSVMRSMRKTFSRYLSFKRDNNELLLFILKQLVAEQVMYQRNRYGAQQDTIEVPEKDLVDKARQINIHNLSAFYDSEVFKMNRFSRDVKRKLIVQQF